A stretch of the Erinaceus europaeus chromosome 23, mEriEur2.1, whole genome shotgun sequence genome encodes the following:
- the ADGRE5 gene encoding adhesion G protein-coupled receptor E5 isoform X3, whose protein sequence is MDALLCPTCRGPPFFLALWIFLSLSEAGAQAKDCPVWCPQNSHCVNTSCRCLPGFQSFSGQIDLNLPNDNCDDINECRPSQPDLCGANADCENTDGGFQCVCIPGFELESGGTTFRNKSENTCQDLDECSSGRHQCDNSTICLNAQGSYRCTCRPGWTLKPGFQNNRTDTVCEEVTFPAWTPPPGIKSQNLSRFFEKVQDLSRNFQPSKVQGIMKKLIGAVDELLRDSGDLEGLPKVDRYRVATFLLSGLESALRDLATAMPTGSLTYLSPSQTELSLKIQEPRSGNVTLSHSHAQMLLDWTVASAAGDSKPAVAGLLSSRGMHRLVKGAELQLDRRKLADLQETHRSPVRGVDEIKLLSAVNSVFLSNRDTRELATPVLFAFAHDRDAPGTRQERLCAFWKADPDRGGGWATEGCETLGGSDSSTTCRCHHLSSFAVLMAHYDVQDPQLALITKVGLGLSLVCLLLCILTFLLVRPIQGSRTTVHLHLCLCLFVGSAVFLAGVENDGRGQVGTRCRVVAGLLHYCFLAAFCWMSLEGLELYFLVVRVFRGQGLAKHWLLLLGYGVPLFVVGVTASVSRGEAYGRSDCCWLNLEDGYLWSFVGPVTAIVLGNAVIFVVTVWKLAQKFSEINPDMKKLKKARALTVTAVAQLVVLGCTWGFGLFLFEPESWHSRLLACAFTLLNCLQGLFLFLLHCALNRKVREEYRRWACRLVGTKYSEFATSTTGSSQNQTQTRVHRPSESGM, encoded by the exons ATGGACGCCCTGCTGTGCCCCACCTGCCGCGGCCCCCCTTTCTTCCTCG CCCTGTGGATCTTTCTGAGTCTGTCAGAAGCTGGGGCCCAGGCCAAGG ACTGTCCGGTGTGGTGTCCTCAGAACTCCCACTGTGTCAACACCTCCTGTCGCTGCCTGCCGGGCTTCCAGTCCTTTTCTGGGCAGATTGACCTCAATTTACCTAATGACAACTGTGACG ACATCAATGAGTGTAGACCCTCCCAGCCAGACTTGTGTGGGGCAAATGCAGACTGTGAGAACACGGACGGGGGCTTCCAGTGCGTATGCATCCCCGGGTTCGAGCTGGAATCCGGGGGGACGACGTTCAGGAACAAGAGCGAGAACACCTGTCAAG ACCTGGACGAGTGCAGCTCAGGGCGGCACCAGTGTGACAACTCCACCATCTGTCTCAACGCTCAGGGCTCCTACCGCTGCACCTGCCGTCCGGGCTGGACCCTCAAACCCGGGTTCCAGAACAACAGGACTGACACCGTCTGTGAAg AGGTCACCTTTCCAGCCTGGACCCCGCCCCCTGGGATCAAGAGCCAG AATCTCTCCCGCTTCTTTGAGAAAGTCCAGGATCTGAGCAGAAATTTCCAGCCGTCCAAGGTCCAGGGCATCATGAAG AAACTCATCGGGGCGGTGGACGAGCTTCTGAGAGACTCCGGGGACCTGGAGGGCCTGCCCAAGGTGGACCGCTACCGTGTGGCCACCTTCCTGCTGTCCGGCCTGGAATCCGCTCTGCGGGACCTGGCGACAGCCATGCCTACAGGAAGCCTCACCTACCTGTCTCCTTCCCAGACAG agctgtCCTTGAAAATCCAGGAGCCGAGATCCGGCAACGTCACGCTAAGCCACAGCCACGCACAAATGCTCCTGGACTGGACCGTGGcgtctgcagctggggactcga agcCCGCGGTGGCCGGCCTGTTGTCCAGCCGGGGCATGCACAGGTTGGTGAAGGGCGCTGAGCTACAGCTGGACCGCCGGAAGTTAGCGGACCTTCAGGAGACCCACCGGAGTCCCGTGCGGGGCGTGGACGAGATCAAGCTGCTCTCTGCCGTCAACTCTGTCTTTCTGAGCAACCGGGACACACGGGAACTCGCCACGCCCGTCCTCTTCGCCTTCGCCCATGAC AGGGACGCGCCCGGGACGCGGCAGGAGCGGCTGTGCGCCTTCTGGAAGGCGGACCCCGACAGGGGCGGCGGCTGGGCCACCGAGGGCTGCGAGACGCTGGGCGGCAGCGACAGTagcaccacctgcaggtgtcatCACCTGAGCAGCTTCGCCGTGCTCATGGCGCACTACGACGTGCAG GACCCGCAGCTGGCGCTCATCACcaaggtggggctggggctgtCGCTCGTCTGCCTGTTGCTGTGCATCCTGACCTTCCTGCTGGTGCGGCCCATCCAGGGCTCCCGCACCACCGTGCACCTgcacctctgcctctgcctcttcgTGGGCTCCGCCGTCTTCCTGGCGGGCGTGGAGAATGACGGCCGCGGCCAG gtggggacgcgCTGCCGCGTGGTGGCCGGGCTGCTGCATTACTGCTTCCTGGCCGCCTTCTGCTGGATGAGCCTGGAGGGGCTGGAGCTGTACTTCCTGGTGGTCCGCGTGTTCCGCGGCCAGGGGCTGGCCAAgcactggctgctgctgctgggctACGGCGTGCCGCTGTTCGTCGTGGGCGTCACGGCCTCCGTGAGCCGCGGCGAGGCCTACGGCCGCTCGGACTG CTGCTGGCTGAACCTGGAGGACGGCTACCTCTGGAGTTTCGTGGGCCCCGTGACGGCCATCGTGCTG GGCAACGCCGTCATCTTCGTGGTCACCGTGTGGAAGCTGGCGCAGAAGTTCTCGGAGATCAACCCCGACATGAAGAAGCTCAAGAAGGCCCG GGCGCTGACCGTCACGGCCGTGGCGCAGCTGGTGGTGCTGGGCTGCACCTGGGGCTTCGGCCTCTTCCTGTTCGAGCCCGAGAGCTGGCACAGCCGCCTGCTGGCCTGCGCCTTCACGCTGCTCAACTGTCTGCAGGGCCTTTTCCTCTTCCTGCTGCACTGCGCGCTCAACAGGAAG GTGCGGGAGGAGTACCGCAGGTGGGCGTGCCGCCTGGTGGGCACCAAGTACTCGGAGTTCGCCACGTCCACCACCGGCTCCAGCCAGAACCAGACTCAGACGCGG GTCCACAGGCCCTCCGAGTCCGGCATGTGA
- the ADGRE5 gene encoding adhesion G protein-coupled receptor E5 isoform X2, with the protein MDALLCPTCRGPPFFLALWIFLSLSEAGAQAKDCPVWCPQNSHCVNTSCRCLPGFQSFSGQIDLNLPNDNCDDINECRPSQPDLCGANADCENTDGGFQCVCIPGFELESGGTTFRNKSENTCQDVEECKKNPGICKNRKICVNTHGSYVCRCQPGFEPEPGDPKSCKDLDECSSGRHQCDNSTICLNAQGSYRCTCRPGWTLKPGFQNNRTDTVCEEVTFPAWTPPPGIKSQNLSRFFEKVQDLSRNFQPSKVQGIMKKLIGAVDELLRDSGDLEGLPKVDRYRVATFLLSGLESALRDLATAMPTGSLTYLSPSQTELSLKIQEPRSGNVTLSHSHAQMLLDWTVASAAGDSKPAVAGLLSSRGMHRLVKGAELQLDRRKLADLQETHRSPVRGVDEIKLLSAVNSVFLSNRDTRELATPVLFAFAHDRDAPGTRQERLCAFWKADPDRGGGWATEGCETLGGSDSSTTCRCHHLSSFAVLMAHYDVQDPQLALITKVGLGLSLVCLLLCILTFLLVRPIQGSRTTVHLHLCLCLFVGSAVFLAGVENDGRGQVGTRCRVVAGLLHYCFLAAFCWMSLEGLELYFLVVRVFRGQGLAKHWLLLLGYGVPLFVVGVTASVSRGEAYGRSDCCWLNLEDGYLWSFVGPVTAIVLGNAVIFVVTVWKLAQKFSEINPDMKKLKKARALTVTAVAQLVVLGCTWGFGLFLFEPESWHSRLLACAFTLLNCLQGLFLFLLHCALNRKVREEYRRWACRLVGTKYSEFATSTTGSSQNQTQTRVHRPSESGM; encoded by the exons ATGGACGCCCTGCTGTGCCCCACCTGCCGCGGCCCCCCTTTCTTCCTCG CCCTGTGGATCTTTCTGAGTCTGTCAGAAGCTGGGGCCCAGGCCAAGG ACTGTCCGGTGTGGTGTCCTCAGAACTCCCACTGTGTCAACACCTCCTGTCGCTGCCTGCCGGGCTTCCAGTCCTTTTCTGGGCAGATTGACCTCAATTTACCTAATGACAACTGTGACG ACATCAATGAGTGTAGACCCTCCCAGCCAGACTTGTGTGGGGCAAATGCAGACTGTGAGAACACGGACGGGGGCTTCCAGTGCGTATGCATCCCCGGGTTCGAGCTGGAATCCGGGGGGACGACGTTCAGGAACAAGAGCGAGAACACCTGTCAAG atgtggaggaATGCAAGAAGAACCCCGGAATCTGTAAGAACCGCAAGATCTGTGTCAACACCCACGGGAgctatgtctgcaggtgtcagccTGGCTTTGAACCTGAACCCGGGGACCCGAAGAGCTGCAAAG ACCTGGACGAGTGCAGCTCAGGGCGGCACCAGTGTGACAACTCCACCATCTGTCTCAACGCTCAGGGCTCCTACCGCTGCACCTGCCGTCCGGGCTGGACCCTCAAACCCGGGTTCCAGAACAACAGGACTGACACCGTCTGTGAAg AGGTCACCTTTCCAGCCTGGACCCCGCCCCCTGGGATCAAGAGCCAG AATCTCTCCCGCTTCTTTGAGAAAGTCCAGGATCTGAGCAGAAATTTCCAGCCGTCCAAGGTCCAGGGCATCATGAAG AAACTCATCGGGGCGGTGGACGAGCTTCTGAGAGACTCCGGGGACCTGGAGGGCCTGCCCAAGGTGGACCGCTACCGTGTGGCCACCTTCCTGCTGTCCGGCCTGGAATCCGCTCTGCGGGACCTGGCGACAGCCATGCCTACAGGAAGCCTCACCTACCTGTCTCCTTCCCAGACAG agctgtCCTTGAAAATCCAGGAGCCGAGATCCGGCAACGTCACGCTAAGCCACAGCCACGCACAAATGCTCCTGGACTGGACCGTGGcgtctgcagctggggactcga agcCCGCGGTGGCCGGCCTGTTGTCCAGCCGGGGCATGCACAGGTTGGTGAAGGGCGCTGAGCTACAGCTGGACCGCCGGAAGTTAGCGGACCTTCAGGAGACCCACCGGAGTCCCGTGCGGGGCGTGGACGAGATCAAGCTGCTCTCTGCCGTCAACTCTGTCTTTCTGAGCAACCGGGACACACGGGAACTCGCCACGCCCGTCCTCTTCGCCTTCGCCCATGAC AGGGACGCGCCCGGGACGCGGCAGGAGCGGCTGTGCGCCTTCTGGAAGGCGGACCCCGACAGGGGCGGCGGCTGGGCCACCGAGGGCTGCGAGACGCTGGGCGGCAGCGACAGTagcaccacctgcaggtgtcatCACCTGAGCAGCTTCGCCGTGCTCATGGCGCACTACGACGTGCAG GACCCGCAGCTGGCGCTCATCACcaaggtggggctggggctgtCGCTCGTCTGCCTGTTGCTGTGCATCCTGACCTTCCTGCTGGTGCGGCCCATCCAGGGCTCCCGCACCACCGTGCACCTgcacctctgcctctgcctcttcgTGGGCTCCGCCGTCTTCCTGGCGGGCGTGGAGAATGACGGCCGCGGCCAG gtggggacgcgCTGCCGCGTGGTGGCCGGGCTGCTGCATTACTGCTTCCTGGCCGCCTTCTGCTGGATGAGCCTGGAGGGGCTGGAGCTGTACTTCCTGGTGGTCCGCGTGTTCCGCGGCCAGGGGCTGGCCAAgcactggctgctgctgctgggctACGGCGTGCCGCTGTTCGTCGTGGGCGTCACGGCCTCCGTGAGCCGCGGCGAGGCCTACGGCCGCTCGGACTG CTGCTGGCTGAACCTGGAGGACGGCTACCTCTGGAGTTTCGTGGGCCCCGTGACGGCCATCGTGCTG GGCAACGCCGTCATCTTCGTGGTCACCGTGTGGAAGCTGGCGCAGAAGTTCTCGGAGATCAACCCCGACATGAAGAAGCTCAAGAAGGCCCG GGCGCTGACCGTCACGGCCGTGGCGCAGCTGGTGGTGCTGGGCTGCACCTGGGGCTTCGGCCTCTTCCTGTTCGAGCCCGAGAGCTGGCACAGCCGCCTGCTGGCCTGCGCCTTCACGCTGCTCAACTGTCTGCAGGGCCTTTTCCTCTTCCTGCTGCACTGCGCGCTCAACAGGAAG GTGCGGGAGGAGTACCGCAGGTGGGCGTGCCGCCTGGTGGGCACCAAGTACTCGGAGTTCGCCACGTCCACCACCGGCTCCAGCCAGAACCAGACTCAGACGCGG GTCCACAGGCCCTCCGAGTCCGGCATGTGA
- the ADGRE5 gene encoding adhesion G protein-coupled receptor E5 isoform X1, translating into MDALLCPTCRGPPFFLALWIFLSLSEAGAQAKDCPVWCPQNSHCVNTSCRCLPGFQSFSGQIDLNLPNDNCDDINECRPSQPDLCGANADCENTDGGFQCVCIPGFELESGGTTFRNKSENTCQDVEECKKNPGICKNRKICVNTHGSYVCRCQPGFEPEPGDPKSCKDVDECKSGRRPCHPSTHCLNKVGGFECRCRPGWKPAPGSPEGPNTTMCEDLDECSSGRHQCDNSTICLNAQGSYRCTCRPGWTLKPGFQNNRTDTVCEEVTFPAWTPPPGIKSQNLSRFFEKVQDLSRNFQPSKVQGIMKKLIGAVDELLRDSGDLEGLPKVDRYRVATFLLSGLESALRDLATAMPTGSLTYLSPSQTELSLKIQEPRSGNVTLSHSHAQMLLDWTVASAAGDSKPAVAGLLSSRGMHRLVKGAELQLDRRKLADLQETHRSPVRGVDEIKLLSAVNSVFLSNRDTRELATPVLFAFAHDRDAPGTRQERLCAFWKADPDRGGGWATEGCETLGGSDSSTTCRCHHLSSFAVLMAHYDVQDPQLALITKVGLGLSLVCLLLCILTFLLVRPIQGSRTTVHLHLCLCLFVGSAVFLAGVENDGRGQVGTRCRVVAGLLHYCFLAAFCWMSLEGLELYFLVVRVFRGQGLAKHWLLLLGYGVPLFVVGVTASVSRGEAYGRSDCCWLNLEDGYLWSFVGPVTAIVLGNAVIFVVTVWKLAQKFSEINPDMKKLKKARALTVTAVAQLVVLGCTWGFGLFLFEPESWHSRLLACAFTLLNCLQGLFLFLLHCALNRKVREEYRRWACRLVGTKYSEFATSTTGSSQNQTQTRVHRPSESGM; encoded by the exons ATGGACGCCCTGCTGTGCCCCACCTGCCGCGGCCCCCCTTTCTTCCTCG CCCTGTGGATCTTTCTGAGTCTGTCAGAAGCTGGGGCCCAGGCCAAGG ACTGTCCGGTGTGGTGTCCTCAGAACTCCCACTGTGTCAACACCTCCTGTCGCTGCCTGCCGGGCTTCCAGTCCTTTTCTGGGCAGATTGACCTCAATTTACCTAATGACAACTGTGACG ACATCAATGAGTGTAGACCCTCCCAGCCAGACTTGTGTGGGGCAAATGCAGACTGTGAGAACACGGACGGGGGCTTCCAGTGCGTATGCATCCCCGGGTTCGAGCTGGAATCCGGGGGGACGACGTTCAGGAACAAGAGCGAGAACACCTGTCAAG atgtggaggaATGCAAGAAGAACCCCGGAATCTGTAAGAACCGCAAGATCTGTGTCAACACCCACGGGAgctatgtctgcaggtgtcagccTGGCTTTGAACCTGAACCCGGGGACCCGAAGAGCTGCAAAG ATGTGGACGAATGTAAATCTGGGCGCCGCCCCTGCCACCCCTCCACCCACTGCCTCAACAAAGTGGGGGGGTTCGAGTGCCGCTGCCGCCCCGGCTGGAAGCCGGCACCTGGGTCCCCCGAAGGCCCCAACACCACCATGTGCGAAG ACCTGGACGAGTGCAGCTCAGGGCGGCACCAGTGTGACAACTCCACCATCTGTCTCAACGCTCAGGGCTCCTACCGCTGCACCTGCCGTCCGGGCTGGACCCTCAAACCCGGGTTCCAGAACAACAGGACTGACACCGTCTGTGAAg AGGTCACCTTTCCAGCCTGGACCCCGCCCCCTGGGATCAAGAGCCAG AATCTCTCCCGCTTCTTTGAGAAAGTCCAGGATCTGAGCAGAAATTTCCAGCCGTCCAAGGTCCAGGGCATCATGAAG AAACTCATCGGGGCGGTGGACGAGCTTCTGAGAGACTCCGGGGACCTGGAGGGCCTGCCCAAGGTGGACCGCTACCGTGTGGCCACCTTCCTGCTGTCCGGCCTGGAATCCGCTCTGCGGGACCTGGCGACAGCCATGCCTACAGGAAGCCTCACCTACCTGTCTCCTTCCCAGACAG agctgtCCTTGAAAATCCAGGAGCCGAGATCCGGCAACGTCACGCTAAGCCACAGCCACGCACAAATGCTCCTGGACTGGACCGTGGcgtctgcagctggggactcga agcCCGCGGTGGCCGGCCTGTTGTCCAGCCGGGGCATGCACAGGTTGGTGAAGGGCGCTGAGCTACAGCTGGACCGCCGGAAGTTAGCGGACCTTCAGGAGACCCACCGGAGTCCCGTGCGGGGCGTGGACGAGATCAAGCTGCTCTCTGCCGTCAACTCTGTCTTTCTGAGCAACCGGGACACACGGGAACTCGCCACGCCCGTCCTCTTCGCCTTCGCCCATGAC AGGGACGCGCCCGGGACGCGGCAGGAGCGGCTGTGCGCCTTCTGGAAGGCGGACCCCGACAGGGGCGGCGGCTGGGCCACCGAGGGCTGCGAGACGCTGGGCGGCAGCGACAGTagcaccacctgcaggtgtcatCACCTGAGCAGCTTCGCCGTGCTCATGGCGCACTACGACGTGCAG GACCCGCAGCTGGCGCTCATCACcaaggtggggctggggctgtCGCTCGTCTGCCTGTTGCTGTGCATCCTGACCTTCCTGCTGGTGCGGCCCATCCAGGGCTCCCGCACCACCGTGCACCTgcacctctgcctctgcctcttcgTGGGCTCCGCCGTCTTCCTGGCGGGCGTGGAGAATGACGGCCGCGGCCAG gtggggacgcgCTGCCGCGTGGTGGCCGGGCTGCTGCATTACTGCTTCCTGGCCGCCTTCTGCTGGATGAGCCTGGAGGGGCTGGAGCTGTACTTCCTGGTGGTCCGCGTGTTCCGCGGCCAGGGGCTGGCCAAgcactggctgctgctgctgggctACGGCGTGCCGCTGTTCGTCGTGGGCGTCACGGCCTCCGTGAGCCGCGGCGAGGCCTACGGCCGCTCGGACTG CTGCTGGCTGAACCTGGAGGACGGCTACCTCTGGAGTTTCGTGGGCCCCGTGACGGCCATCGTGCTG GGCAACGCCGTCATCTTCGTGGTCACCGTGTGGAAGCTGGCGCAGAAGTTCTCGGAGATCAACCCCGACATGAAGAAGCTCAAGAAGGCCCG GGCGCTGACCGTCACGGCCGTGGCGCAGCTGGTGGTGCTGGGCTGCACCTGGGGCTTCGGCCTCTTCCTGTTCGAGCCCGAGAGCTGGCACAGCCGCCTGCTGGCCTGCGCCTTCACGCTGCTCAACTGTCTGCAGGGCCTTTTCCTCTTCCTGCTGCACTGCGCGCTCAACAGGAAG GTGCGGGAGGAGTACCGCAGGTGGGCGTGCCGCCTGGTGGGCACCAAGTACTCGGAGTTCGCCACGTCCACCACCGGCTCCAGCCAGAACCAGACTCAGACGCGG GTCCACAGGCCCTCCGAGTCCGGCATGTGA
- the DDX39A gene encoding ATP-dependent RNA helicase DDX39A, whose product MAEPDVESELLDYEEDEEPQAPPESTPAAPKKDVKGSYVSIHSSGFRDFLLKPELLRAIVDCGFEHPSEVQHECIPQAILGMDVLCQAKSGMGKTAVFVLATLQQIEPVNGQVTVLVMCHTRELAFQISKEYERFSKYMSGVKVSVFFGGLSIKKDEDVLRRQCPHVVVGTPGRILALVRNRSLNLKHVKHFVLDECDKMLEQLDMRRDVQEIFRLTPHEKQCMMFSATLSKDIRPVCRKFMQDPMEVFVDDETKLTLHGLQQYYVKLKDSEKNRKLFDLLDVLEFNQVVIFVKSVQRCMALAQLLVEQNFPAIAIHRGMAQEERLSRYQQFKDFQRRILVATNLFGRGMDIERVNIVFNYDMPEDSDTYLHRVARAGRFGTKGLAITFVSDEGDAKILNDVQDRFEVNVAELPEEIDISTYIEQSR is encoded by the exons ATGGCGGAGCCGGACGTGGAGAGCGAGCTGCTGGACTACGAGGAGGATGAGGAGCCGCAGGCGCCCCCCGAGAGCACCCCGGCCGCCCCCAAGAAGGACGTGAAAGGCTCCTACGTGTCCATCCACAGCTCGGGCTTCCGCGACTTCCTGCTCAAGCCCGAGCTGCTGCGTGCCATCGTGGACTGCGGCTTCGAGCACCCCTCGGAGG TCCAGCACGAGTGCATCCCGCAGGCCATCCTGGGCATGGACGTGCTGTGCCAGGCCAAATCTGGCATGGGCAAGACCGCCGTGTTTGTGCTGGCCACGCTGCAGCAGATCGAGCCGGTCAACGGCCAG GTGACCGTGCTGGTGATGTGTCACACGCGGGAGCTGGCCTTCCAGATCAGCAAGGAGTACGAACGCTTCTCCAAGTACATGTCCGGCGTCAAG GTGTCCGTGTTCTTCGGGGGCCTGTCCATCAAGAAGGACGAGGATGTGCTGCGTCGCCAGTGCCCGCACGTGGTGGTGGGCACCCCGGGCCGCATCCTGGCGCTTGTGCGCAACCGCAGCCTCAACCTGAAGCACGTGAAGCACTTCGTGCTGGATGAGTGCGACAAGATGCTGGAGCAGCTGG ACATGCGGCGGGACGTGCAGGAGATCTTCCGCCTGACGCCGCACGAGAAGCAGTGCATGATGTTCAGCGCCACGCTGAGCAAGGACATCCGGCCGGTGTGCCGCAAGTTCATGCAGGACCCCATGGAAGTGTTTGTGGACGACGAGACCAAGCTGACGCTGCACGGGCTACAGCAGTACtacgtgaagctcaaggacagcgAGAAGAACCGCAAGCTCTTCGACCTCCTGGACGTGCTGGAGTTTAACCAG gtgGTGATCTTCGTGAAGTCGGTGCAGCGCTGCATGGCGCTGGCCCAGCTGCTGGTGGAGCAAAACTTCCCGGCCATCGCCATCCACCGGGGCATGGCCCAGGAGGAGCG CCTGTCGCGCTACCAGCAGTTcaaggacttccagaggcggatcCTCGTGGCCACCAACCTGTTCGGCCGCGGCATGGACATCGAGCGGGTCAACATCGTCTTCAACTACGACATGCCCGAGGACTCGGACACCTACCTCCACCGC GTGGCCCGTGCCGGCCGCTTCGGCACCAAGGGCCTGGCCATCACGTTCGTGTCCGATGAGGGCGACGCCAAGATCCTCAACGACGTGCAGGATCGCTTCGAGGTGAACGTGGCGGAGCTGCCCGAGGAGATCGACATCTCCACCTACA tcGAGCAGAGCCGGTAA